The stretch of DNA GTGGGGATTCGTTGCGACTGTTGTTGAAATTAAACATGAATCCACTGCAGACATTGTTAGATCCTTGCAGGACGGCCTTGCTTACTTGAATTCAGCATTGAAATGCAAATTCAGTTATTCTAAAGATGCTTCTAATAGATTTATGAAAGAATTGCGCAGGGTTAAAGCTGAGACTATAATTCAAATAATCAAAGTGCTTTTAAACAACAAGTCCGAATCAAGAATTGTGTTCAATCGATATCAAGAATCACTATCTGAATATCAGCAGGACAGCATTAAATGTGTTCTTCTTGGTCTTCATGATACAAATGGATTGCTTTGCTCATTCACagaatatgtaaatattgtagCCGCAACTGTGCAAAAAATGCTTGACATTGTTCCAGATCCTTTTATAGTCAATGTTGCGAATACCTGCCATGAAAAACTTAATGTGATGTCAGAAGAATATCAAGGAATGATTGATATTTATGAATCAGATTCCAATGATGACCCAAATCAAGAATTATCCCATGTAGAGCAAAGTGAAAACCTTGATTTAATGCAAGATAAAAGCAATCAAGATACCATGCCTTCGGAAACTTTTTCTGCCAGTAATACGCATGATGTTGATAATTCCAAACCATTATGTGCACCGGaaaaaaaatcacagccagaAAATCAGCAAGAAGATTTGATAAAGGAAGCTTCTGCCAGACCTATTAATAATAATGAAAGTAGGAGTGACGTCACCTCAGATCGCCCTAAAGTTCCAATTATACCATTTCCCAATCGACCAACTACCTCCAAACCTAATTCAGGTTCAGGAAGGATTAGGGGAGTAAGTATTTCAAAACATTCTCATAGTTGGACGGCATCTTCTGTTATAAGTTATTCTTCCACACATAAGCGTCAATTCAACCCAGTGCAGGACACTTATATCATTATGGGAATTCAAAAGTTTGGAACGAGCaaaaataaatggaaaaaaaCTTTAGACTCATTCCCTTTTCCTGAATATAGAACCGCTAGTCATTTGAAAGATCGATGGAGGACAATGTTGAATAAAAAAGAGGTGACAATTGTGGATAACGAAGTTAAATTGTCCAACAAGTATATTACACTGTTTAAACACTTGGAATCCAAATTTGATTCGAACATTttgagtaataaaaaaaaaaaaataactgattTCTTGGATGATAAGAAATCAGATAAGTCACTTGAGTTGAATTATTCTCCTCCAGAAGTTATATCAGATGCAGAAAGCTCAACATCTATGAATCCATCTGATATGGAGTGTGTGAAAAACTGGTTAGAAACTGGTACGAGGGTAAAAAAGAAAGTTGTTAAAAAAGCTCCTGCATTGTTACAAACTGGGAAAAAGAATAGAGATCTCTTTACTCCAGAATCATCTAAACCTACCAGTTCTAAAACTTTGAAGAATCTAACGAAGTCTTCAGACATATATGTtcaaaatgaatcaaatgagAATTCGAACACGGTGCCGCCGGTGGCTTTGGGGGAGAGTGAAATCCATACCTTGGAACAAAAGAAAAGGGATGTCGCTATAAAAAGCAAGAAATATGGAATTAACCCACAGACAAACCCAAACTCGTCAGAGGAtttcaaaaacacaaataacaatGCAAGTATGAAAGAACAGAATGTGGAAAATAAACGTTTGAAAAAAATGTCTGATGAAGATAACGTTTCTTTCAACAAAGATATCCTGATTGATACAGAATCACAAAATATAGCGCAATCTGAGGGCCTTGATTCTGAGCCCATTCAAGATGATAGTATGCGGCGGCATGGTCttgataataaaaatgatgatCCTGGAATAAAAACACCAGTAATATCAGACGTTGAAAAAAATGTATCTAATTCAAGGATTACAGACTCTGACATGGTAGAAGTTGAGGTTGTAGATGATATGGAAAATATTACATCAGCTAGTACATCTCAGTCGCAAAAAAAGAACTGCACTGTAAATGCCATAACTTCAACGAATATTGACATGAGCCAATCTTCTCAAACTTTAGGAACAACATCAGGAGAAGATTCGTCTGTGAAAGAATCAATACTAACAAGCACTGATCAATCCATAACAAATATTGGGAACAAGTTTATTACTGATACCACACAAGCACAAAAAAGTTTAACTCCGCCGTCTGTACTGGTTCAAGTTGATATCACTGGGAATATTGCAGATTCAGACGGAAGAAATGATGAAAATAGTTTCCCATCACTCGTGTCAACTGATGAAAATTCAGGTAATCCATTATTGAATTTAAAGCGGTTGCAAACTACTTGTTCGTGCGGCACCAAATTATCAAGGGAAAACTCACGACCCActtacatgaaaaaaaaattgctgctcTTAAAATTAAATAAGACTCAATTTTGTTATCGTTATTAATGTGTACTTTACCTATTTAAAATTGGTAAACCTGTACGCAAAGTTGAAAGGTCAACACTTCTTTCTCAACTCTGCCTGGCTTTTcttcaaaatactaaaaaaaaattcgggcCGCACTTAGCAAATTGcaccctttgggaaccgctgctataatatatttatttcacagCGATCAAGACAGTGTTATTGAGTTCGGAGGGAATTGCAAAAAAACTGCTCTAATgtagtttaattcaaaaaatgaatatagCAATAGCactgttatatttttttatataatgtgtTTCATACTTGCTCATAACAAGTTTTTCGAATGCCTATTTCCTAATCTATAGAAAAATCATCGCACTAAGTGCACACACACACTACAGGTGCTAATGGAGTTCCACATCAGTAGATTCAATGAATCTCGTCCTATTccatgtattttttgttttaattgctCTCACAGGGTTGTGGAAATTTTGCTACCATGCTATGCCAAGGTATATTTAGTGTGATGGCAAGTAAAGATCACTCATCTTAAGTGGTTCAGGAATTACGCTGCGCATTTGTATTGTGTACAGACATGACTTTTCCTGCGTCACTACCTCTTGGTCAAAACTTGTGATTattaataaagtaaaaatattattgtttcttgcacgaaattatttattttttattcctaTTCCACTCCGGTTATCAAGTTTTGATTAATCGTCATTCATTGTACAAATTAGTTTTAGGCACGGAAAAGGGACAAAGAGAAGCACTACGACCTCAATCACCTTCAGCATCAGAGTACATAACTGCAGAAGAAGATTCTGTCAAAAGCTCTGAAATATCTCGTGTTCCGATTGAGGAAAGCAGATATTCAAAAGAATTAAATGTTCTGAAATGTTTAGATGTAAGTAGTTCTATTATAAGTTTCGATAGTTAACTCATTCGCAGCATTTtagttaaatatttaaatatatcattaaggataggattgacatatttatcctgagggaaagaaaagccgataagacggcttacccatatggcgaaccacgacctctcgtccagttaccattccatgtcgggtatgggattagttagtcatcAGTTTCCAGAAgcatgggcttgatggtggagaaggccgtaaccgaccagcggttacgtaaaccacagtacggcagcgaggagttcagcaatcctctcgcacataactatccctgtatagggttcgatcgaacccacgcagattaatcagaggtgcggtgttGAGCGCAttactaacgcttagcatgataaGCCACACTGTCGTGCCTTGAGCCACACAGCCAGCTCTTCTAGACTTGAACTGAAGCGCTGTATTGTGTATCCTCATCCAGACACATATAGagcttttattttattccaatttctttatcATTTAATAATTATCTATATAATTAGGATGCTGATATTCCCAACAATATTGAACAGTGGATGGAGAACAATtcaatacaaaattttgaggATGAAGCAGTGAACTTGACACAAGATACAGAACCCTCAATTGAACAGGAGGAGTCTTCGACCAAAATGACTATTAAAAAAGAATTTATTGCTCCAGATAACACCGATTTGAATGACAGACCTCTAGAACCTCCACCAAGTGAGATTATACTAAAAAATCATTGTACTTTCGATAACACTCCTGTTCTAGTACTTCAGAAAGTAAAGTTAGAGTCAGGGGAATTGACCACAGATGTCTGCATCCTTGTAAATAACACTGATGAGGATAGTATGTTGGAATCTGGAAATAATGAGGGTCAGAATGATCCTATTTCTTCTGATGTTGCTGATCAAGATACTTCCTCCCATGTTGATAAGACAGTTTCACCAATTGAGGGAAAGGATAAAGCATCTGTTGAAAAAGTTGTTGGCATCGACCTGACAAATAGAATGGTTTCGACTTCCGAAGTCACTGCTGCTGAAGAAACTATTACTAAAACTAATAGTATCAAGAGTAGTCGAGATTTCCAATACAAAAGAAAGAGGAAAAGAAAAGTGATACTACATGACCAAGAAattccaattaaattattaaaagaaGATGAAATGCTTTTTCCAGCAGAAACTTTCAACAAAGATCCATCTGGAATCTTTTTAATGACTGGAAAAAGTAGACAAGGACGGAGAAGGGGATGGACTGAAGAAGAAGATGGAAATTTGTTAGATGGCGTAAATAAATATGGTGAAGGAAATTGGAAAAAGATACTTGATGAATTTGATTTCTATAACAGAACTGCTGTGAATCTAAAAGACCGGTACAGAGTATTGAAAATGCAATGACTATTCTTTTGTACCATTGATGTGTTGTCCAATAACTATTACCTTCGCAAATCACAGAgacattgaaatatttgtaacatgttgtgtattttaaaataaatgctgTACCTCCCAATGCAGATGATTTTTGTATAGTGCATTTTTCGTTTGTTCACTAATGTTTTCACTACATTTtgttagtttatttttacacatgattactcattttattttatatttcattcattttacaaTTCCTGTTACTATATGTTTGCAGATGTTGGAATACCTTCTAATATATCTATAGCctaattgaaattttttctgaaCGATGGAAGCATTTTAATGCTGCTGAGTACTCATCTGGATCTAGTTAGAAAACCTGAAATAATGGATAGagatttcaaattgaaaatccTACTTACATCTTGGTTCCCAAGCTTCATACTACGTGCATGTACAGTTATCTGTATGCAAGAAATTTGAACACTGAGACAACATATCAAAGCTGCTCTAAGCCACTATTGTCAAAATTGTCCCTGttaaaagcaaaatttttgttGAGATAGGCACAATGACTTCGAAGCAAGCGAAAAAAATTGCCTCTACCCGACTGTATATACATCCATGAATCAATAACACAAATTGCATTTGGTCCTTTGCATTCAAGGAATTATGAGGAAACGAAATCATGAAGAGAGATgcacaaaatatttgtcaaattgATGAAGCTGATTGTGTATATGAGAAAGTATCGAACATCAGAAACTTCTGTCTAGGGAAATTCAAAGAGGTAAGTCAGTTTTTAACAACTGTATATAGTAGCTACCATGAAAATCATTTCCCCACATCACAACATATTCCACCTCTTAAAATGTAGAAATTGGATGTTTTTAGATAGACGATTCAATTATATAAATTGAGCTTGCATCTACTTGAATGTTTTGACTGAATCGATTTGTAGAAACAAGAACTGGGAAAAAGTTCGACTGATTTTGAATCATAAATTTGCATTCAAggcagaaaatttatttcaacttgATGGGCAGTTAGGCATCACTGAGTCGTCTTGTTTTCTgactatttctgtatttgctgGTAACTATAAAACAACCATTTTCCAGTAACTTGATAATGTTGTGCCATATGCTAGCTTTGTTTATTGTGAAAAGCGTAATAGATTTTAATCtacatttttcttgttttcagaTTGGGCCCGACACAAATGTGAGAAGCTAGTCTACCGGATTAAAAATACAGACTGTTTGAATTACAGTTAGCGCTAGGTAATTATTGAATGAAAATCAAATGCATTGGATTTACATCACTCTATCTTGGAGATAGATGTGTTTGAAAGTGGAAATAAAGTGAAGAGATTCGATGAAAATTGTTATTCACATTTGTAAGCTGCCTAGTTCAAGACCTGAATTAAATATCATTTGTTTTTCCACATGACATAGACTGCTATTGTTGATGAAAAGTATAGCATTCGACGATGATGCTCACAAATCAATCTAATACATTTGGACATTGTGCAATCGAGTTGTTTGACTTTTatggaatttttgaaaattctaGGTAAATGCCAATTGTGGTACAGAATACTGATGGGGGGTggagaaatatttgaaatgaagcACAAAAATCATTTACGCATGGAATGCTTAGAGCACAGCAGATGTCACATGCACCAGGTATTTCAATCCGAATGTGTACGTGTCAAACATGATGCAGTCATACTCTGGTTTAGGTTTCAAGGGGTAATTTCGTATATCTTCCATTCAACatgtaaaattgaatattcacttaATGAAATATTAGTGAGGTTTGGCTAGCTTATGTTTCTTAATTTACAGATATAGACATAGTTTTTCATTATCAATTTGGTATAGAGTGACTTTGCAGGACTTTTCTCATTCTAAGGATGCTGAAGACACTATATATAATAAGTGTTTCATGCGTCAATGATTTATTTAGTATTGAACCCGT from Styela clava chromosome 14, kaStyClav1.hap1.2, whole genome shotgun sequence encodes:
- the LOC120341031 gene encoding uncharacterized protein LOC120341031, which produces MMELAENLWLYEYFVYSSLRRFVNCHSILENDLLTASDLLTKITKEYEIEKYDDKRGIHFMWGFVATVVEIKHESTADIVRSLQDGLAYLNSALKCKFSYSKDASNRFMKELRRVKAETIIQIIKVLLNNKSESRIVFNRYQESLSEYQQDSIKCVLLGLHDTNGLLCSFTEYVNIVAATVQKMLDIVPDPFIVNVANTCHEKLNVMSEEYQGMIDIYESDSNDDPNQELSHVEQSENLDLMQDKSNQDTMPSETFSASNTHDVDNSKPLCAPEKKSQPENQQEDLIKEASARPINNNESRSDVTSDRPKVPIIPFPNRPTTSKPNSGSGRIRGVSISKHSHSWTASSVISYSSTHKRQFNPVQDTYIIMGIQKFGTSKNKWKKTLDSFPFPEYRTASHLKDRWRTMLNKKEVTIVDNEVKLSNKYITLFKHLESKFDSNILSNKKKKITDFLDDKKSDKSLELNYSPPEVISDAESSTSMNPSDMECVKNWLETGTRVKKKVVKKAPALLQTGKKNRDLFTPESSKPTSSKTLKNLTKSSDIYVQNESNENSNTVPPVALGESEIHTLEQKKRDVAIKSKKYGINPQTNPNSSEDFKNTNNNASMKEQNVENKRLKKMSDEDNVSFNKDILIDTESQNIAQSEGLDSEPIQDDSMRRHGLDNKNDDPGIKTPVISDVEKNVSNSRITDSDMVEVEVVDDMENITSASTSQSQKKNCTVNAITSTNIDMSQSSQTLGTTSGEDSSVKESILTSTDQSITNIGNKFITDTTQAQKSLTPPSVLVQVDITGNIADSDGRNDENSFPSLVSTDENSVLGTEKGQREALRPQSPSASEYITAEEDSVKSSEISRVPIEESRYSKELNVLKCLDDADIPNNIEQWMENNSIQNFEDEAVNLTQDTEPSIEQEESSTKMTIKKEFIAPDNTDLNDRPLEPPPSEIILKNHCTFDNTPVLVLQKVKLESGELTTDVCILVNNTDEDSMLESGNNEGQNDPISSDVADQDTSSHVDKTVSPIEGKDKASVEKVVGIDLTNRMVSTSEVTAAEETITKTNSIKSSRDFQYKRKRKRKVILHDQEIPIKLLKEDEMLFPAETFNKDPSGIFLMTGKSRQGRRRGWTEEEDGNLLDGVNKYGEGNWKKILDEFDFYNRTAVNLKDRYRVLKMQ